The DNA window AGATTCTGCAGAGTGACTTAATACGCTTCACCTGTCGAACATAAATCGTGCCCGACCGTGAGCAAAAACACAACTTGAGAGGGGTGTCGCAAAAGTCTTCAACATGACACTTCTAAGGCTCGTTATTCCACCCCTTCAAGGTTTCTTTAGAGGTTCTTCCATTACCCAGGGTGCCGCTCGCGCGCTTCGCGCCCTCGCTGTACCCTGGGCTGGCGAATCGCTCGCCTTCAGCGAGCCCGGACTTGACTTCTAACACAGTCACTGGGCGGGCGAATCGCACCCCTTCGGGGTTCTCAGAAAGCAAGAAAGTGCTCCTTGAGACGCTTTGGGACTGGTTGGGGCTGCGCTTTTGGCACCAGTCTCTTGAGCGTGGATAACTGGGTTGCGCTGATCCAGGTTCAGCCAGCAGGCCGATCAGAAGCACTGCCAAGATTGCGGGTTTCAGAGCGGCTCTCCCTTCTTTCAATCGCTCCTGTCCCTACGCGGCGTGGCGGAAGTTTATTCGGGGCTCTGAACCGCTTTTCGATATAATGCCAGAGTTGCAGGACGAGACGATACCATAGCGGCCGGGATCAGCGATGACCAGTCCCTATTTGGAATTGACCAGGGCCTTTAACCAAGGAAGGCTGCGGGCCATTTTGAGTTCGGGGCAGGCCGTCGTGGTACATCGGCTGGCCATCATGAGCAAAGACGGCGATTGGATCCTACGCGAGGACTCCGAGGCTCTTGAGCACGTCCTGACTGTTCTGGATGGGCGCGGCGCGCGCTACCGTTTCGGGGCTCCGCTGGATCTGCGCTGGCTTGCCAACGGTTGGAGTTCTCATCTCCAGCATCGGCACTCACGCCTGCGAATCCGCACCGACTTCGTGACCCGTCCTCCCCGCATTTCCAAGTCCGAACTCGAGAGGATGTGAAAGCAGGTCGAAAATGACCTCCCAAGTTGAACGGCGGAACTTTTTTCTTGCATACCTCGTATAGCTAGGTATAGTATTGCTAGGTATGAAGAGCGAACGACTGAAAGGGCATTTGGATCTGCTGCTGCTGGCCGTGGTCAGCGCCGGGGCGGCTCATGGCTATGGGATTGTCCGGCGGCTGGCGGACGCCAGCGGCGGGGCCTTGGAGCTTCCCGAAGGCACCATCTATCCCGCGCTGCACCGGCTTGAATCGAAGAAGCTGCTCAAGAGTTCGTGGGCCACGGTAGGCGGGCGCCGCCGCCGTGTCTATGACCTGACCCAGCAGGGCCGGGACGCTCTGACGCAAGAGCGCAGCGAGTGGGGCAGCTTTGCAAAGGCCGTGGAATCGGTCCTGGACACCGCATGAGCACCTCATCGCGAAAACTGCAGGGGTACCGTCGCAGGCTGGGCAGAGAACTCGCCTCCCTGTTCGGTGTGGAGTCGAGCCATCCCGGTGTGGAGCGGATCCTGGAAGAGGTGGAAGCGCATCTCGAGGACACCATTGCCGCCCTCGTCGATGAGGGCGCCAGCGTCGACGATGCAACCTCCTCAGCCCTCTCCCGCTTGGGGACGGCCTCGCAGGTCGCCCGTGCCTACGGCGCTGTCAAAGCGCCCAGCTTCATCGATCCCGATGCCCACGTTCCTCTTTTGCGCCGATTGATCAGGGAGATCCAATCGCGAGGTGAGAGTATGGCTGTAAGTCAATGGTTTACCGACGTTCGTCTGGCGCTCCGGTTCCTCTTGAAATACCCGGGCTACGCGCTGGCCTTCGTGCTGACGCTGGGGCTGGGAATCGGTGCCAACACCGCCATCTTCAGCGTCGTCCACGGGGTGTGGCTGCAGCCGCTGCCCTATGGCGACGGCGAGCGCCTGATCTACCTGCGCCACTCGGCCGAGCTGGCGCGCATCGATAACGTCTTCTTTTCCGTCCCCGAGATCGACGACTACCGCCAGCAGTGTCCCAGCTTCCAGGGCGTGACCGAGTTCTCGGCCATGACCTTCACCATCCTGGGGCTGGACGAGCCCCAGCAGGTGCGCGCCGGCATCGTGACCGGCAACTACTTCGAGGTGATGGGACTGGGCGCCCGCATCGGACGCGTCATCG is part of the Acidobacteriota bacterium genome and encodes:
- a CDS encoding helix-turn-helix transcriptional regulator, which codes for MKSERLKGHLDLLLLAVVSAGAAHGYGIVRRLADASGGALELPEGTIYPALHRLESKKLLKSSWATVGGRRRRVYDLTQQGRDALTQERSEWGSFAKAVESVLDTA